A single genomic interval of Camelina sativa cultivar DH55 chromosome 11, Cs, whole genome shotgun sequence harbors:
- the LOC104723064 gene encoding chitotriosidase-1-like, with protein sequence MSSDEENQGTPASVVKAAYWYPDGETPEAITSAETIPSALFTHLFCAFANIATDSYRVYIPPKHDYMFSTFTETVKIGNEKVKTLLSIGGRSGNNSAFASMASKQLLRTMFIDSWIWIARSYGFHGLDLSWEYPNSDAEMNDFGDLIRELRNTVNAESSLTNRPILLLTAAVYYSPVYKKFTYPVEVMKDSLDWVNIIAYDFCGPSSTLGLPACLYNPWDKDPCGDSGLKQWIKAGLPEKKAVFGFSYLGLSWSWNAEDDKDHGNDAAAITRGGVALSPNGSITYSKIKEFIKDYGPTTEHDTVVVEDYCFSKEILIRYDDTQSVVTKVGYAKQNGLLGYFAWNVGADDNTLLSTAASQAWDA encoded by the exons ATGTCTTCTGATGAGGAGAATCAGGGAACCCCAGCCTCCGTGGTAAAAGCTGCGTACTGGTACCCAGATGGAGAGACCCCTGAGGCCATAACTTCGGCTGAAACCATTCCCTCAGCTCTTTTCACTCACCTTTTCTGCGCCTTCGCCAATATCGCGACTGACAGCTACAGAGTTTATATTCCCCCAAAGCACGACTACATGTTTTCCACTTTCACTGAAACCGTCAAGATTGGAAACGAGAAGGTGAAGACCCTCTTGTCGATCGGCGGAAGAAGTGGAAACAATTCTGCGTTTGCGTCCATGGCAAGTAAACAGCTGCTTCGCACAATGTTCATTGATTCTTGGATATGGATCGCTAGATCTTACGGATTCCATGGTCTCGATTTATCATGGGAGTACCCAAACAGTGATGCTGAGATGAACGACTTTGGGGACCTAATTAGAGAATTGCGAAATACGGTTAATGCCGAGTCCTCGCTCACCAACCGACCCATTTTGCTGTTGACGGCTGCCGTTTACTACTCCCCGGTCTACAAGAAGTTTACCTACCCTGTTGAAGTGATGAAAGATAGCTTGGATTGGGTTAATATCATAGCCTATGATTTTTGCGGTCCGTCCAGTACCCTTGGTCTGCCCGCTTGTCTGTATAATCCTTGGGATAAAg ATCCATGCGGAGACTCTGGTTTGAAACAGTGGATTAAGGCCGGACTTCCAGAGAAGAAAGCAGTCTTTGGATTCTCATACCTTGGCTTGTCCTGGTCCTGGAATGCCGAAGACGACAAGGATCACGGTAATGATGCTGCAGCCATCACCCGAGGGGGAGTAGCATTGTCACCTAACGGTTCTATCACCTATAGTAAGATAAAGGAGTTCATAAAGGATTACGGACCTACAACGGAACATGACACGGTAGTGGTCGAAGATTACTGTTTCTCCAAGGAGATTTTGATTAGATACGACGATACTCAGAGCGTCGTGACGAAAGTGGGATACGCTAAGCAGAACGGTCTGCTTGGTTACTTTGCCTGGAACGTTGGAGCTGACGATAACACTCTTCTATCCACCGCAG CATCGCAAGCATGGGATGCTTAA
- the LOC104727904 gene encoding uncharacterized protein LOC104727904 — MAAPTSDIINATSTNQLHNINMSNVTKLIASNFLMWSRQIHALLAGYGLTGFCDGTTVAPASIVLHDGHTIDNPAYDLWQRQDQLIVASLFGAISVELQPILSNSSTTTQIWTLLSSTYAKPTWGHIKMLREQIKQWRKGTRSIDEYVQGFFPRFDQLATLGKPYEHEEKIEYLLSGLPEDYKPIVDQIEGCDTPPTMSAIH; from the coding sequence aTGGCTGCGCCTACATCTGATATCATCAACGCTACTTCCACCAATCAGCTACACAATATTAACATGTCAAATGTTACAAAACTCATTGCCTCCAACTTTCTCATGTGGAGTCGACAGATCCATGCCTTGCTCGCCGGTTATGGACTTACCGGTTTTTGTGATGGCACCACGGTGGCTCCTGCCTCTATTGTCCTTCATGACGGTCATACTATCGATAATCCCGCATATGATCTCTGGCAACGACAAGATCAACTTATTGTCGCTAGTCTTTTTGGTGCAATCTCGGTTGAACTTCAACCTATCCTCTCCAACTCTTCCACGACCACACAGATCTGGACTCTCCTTTCCTCTACGTATGCGAAACCAACATGGGGACACATCAAAATGCTACGGGAACAGATCAAGCAGTGGCGTAAAGGTACCAGATCTATTGATGAATACGTTCAAGGTTTTTTTCCTCGTTTTGATCAGCTTGCTACATTGGGCAAACCTTACGAGCATGAAGAAAAGATTGAGTATTTACTTAGTGGTCTTCCGGAGGACTATAAGCCGATTGTTGACCAGATTGAAGGCTGTGATACTCCGCCTACCATGTCGGCCATACATTAG